The window AGCGGCTAGGCAGGACGATTGAAGACAGAACGATCGGACTTGCCGCGATCTTCGCATCGATGGCCCAGATCGCCTCCGCAACGGTGTCGGCAAGCGGCACCGACCTCGGCCTTTTGTTCAGCATTACCGCGGGCCTGGCTGCCGGTTGCCTGACACGCCCCGACGCATCCCGGGAACGTTTCGCCCAGCCCCATCTATCGAGGACATCGGCATCGTTGACGACCTTGCCGGTGCTGGTCTCAAGATGATCGACAGCTCGCGTTCCAGGCCAGAAACGACAAGGCCGTCGGCGCCGAGCGCGCCTCGCTTTCGAGCGGCACCCATCGAGGTCGCAGGACATGCCCGTCCGAAAGCCTGGAAGCTACTTGCCCGGGGTATGCGAGGAATCGACGATCGCTTCCCTTGCGGAAGGCCGGCGTGCACGGCGCAAGAGTCCCCAGAAGAACACGCCGCCTATGTAGGAAATCTCCATCAGAAAGAGAAACGCGATGCCGGAGACGATCGCATCGAGGATGGGAGACCCCTTCATAAGGGTCAAAATTCCGAAGCCGAGTGCTACAAAAAGCGCAAACACGGCGAAGGCCGCTATGCGGATGCGGGCCGCGGCTGCGATCGATACGGCCGCTACGATGACTCCGGAAAGTATCGCCATCCCTCGCTTTGCACCCCTTCCAGAAAATTACCCATTTCCCCCCGGTTTGAGCCGTCTGACGTGCAGCTTCGGGGTATCAGCCGTTTATACACGCTGGCATTTAAGATTGCGATAATCAAACGCAGAGGCGTCGGCCGCTTCCAACGCGCCGCCCGCCGCTCAACTCCCGCCGGTTTTTTCCGGACGACAGCTTTCCCAAAACAGATTTCATCGTCACCGCCCCGGTGAGGCGGCGTGAAAAGAGGGTGATGGCATGAAAACTCAATGCATCGTTTACGCAGCAGATGTCGAATATTCGTTTCCGACGATTCTGTCAGCGCTCCAGGCACGAGAATTCTCAAGTCCTACAAGTGATGTCTGTATCCTCATGTCGGAGCATCTGGATAATTTTGACGAGCTAAGAAGCCTGCTTGCATTGCGCGGGGTTCAGCTGGTGGATGCCACAGAAGCCCTGCGGCAGGCCCTCGGCAGACTCGACGGCTCCCACTTCCAAGGGCGCATCAGCGTCAGCACCATGGCGAAGCTCGTGCTTTGCGACGTGCTGCCGCCACACTATACGCAGATTATTTATCTCGATGGCGATACCCAAGTCGTCAGCAGCTTGAGCGAGCTTCAAAATGCCTATGTCCCTGAAGGGAAATTCTTTGCGGCTCGAGACTACACGTCCATTCGTGACTTTCTGCACTATGGCAAGGACAGCCACTACTTCAATGCGGGCTTCCTCAAATTTCATCGCAATGGCTGGATCGGCCCGGAAGCACTGGAGTTTTTCGTCAAGAATCCGGCCGCCTGCAACGGGATGCACGACCAGGGTGCCCTGAACTGTGTCTGCGGCTCCTCGCTCAATCTCGTTTCAAGCCGCTGGAACTTTCCCAAGCACTTCCTTCACCTCGTCAATTCGTCCTCCTTGGCCGTCGTCCACTACATGGCGCATCCGAAGCCTTGGCATGGAACATTCTTTCCCTGGACGGACAAGGAAAGCCAAGTCTATGTGGATTTGCGTAAGGCCCATCCGCTGTTCCGGGGCCTCTACCGGGGAATAAGCTTCGATCGTAAGGCCTTATACAAATATCGCTCGCTGAAGGAGCGTCTCACGCACACCATTCGGCAAAACAAATTCGGTCCGCAACTGCAGGGCCTGTTTGTCGGAGACTACGCTGTCTGACCGTCATCTCCGCATGCGATGTCGCACTGCCGCTCAACGCCGGCGCTGTAGCGGCGATCCATGTAACCCCGTGCATCGAAGGCGAGAGAATACGCCGCGAAAGGTTGAGAAAGACCGATGGATCCGATCACAACCACCGCCAGTATATCCCACTATGTCAAGGCTCGCCTGCGTCGGACCTGGAAAGCCAGGGAGGTGACGTACGAACGGCTGCTGAGTGGACTCGAGCGCGCCCGTCATGTTGTTGTCTTCGTCGTTCGTGACGAGGGGCGCCGGCTTCCCTTCTTTCTTCAATATTATCGCAATCTCGGCTTCGAGCACTTCATCTGCATAGACAACGGATCGACTGACGGCACGCGCGAGCAATTGTCAGGCTGCAGCGATGTGTCCATTGTTTCAAGCGGAGGCTCCTATAAAGGCGCGCGCTTCGGCAACGACTGGATCAACGCGGTCATCAATCGGCACTGCAGGGGCAAATGGATTCTCTACGTCGATGCAGATGAATTTTTCGTGTACCCGCACTGCGATACACAGCCGATCAGTAGTCTGACTGCCTATCTTGAATCAAACGGCAATCAGTCCATGCAGGCGGTCATGGTCGACATGTATAGTCGGAAGCCAATTCTTGAAAATATCTGCGAGGCGGGGCGGGATCCTCTTGAGATTTGCAACCTGTTCGACCGCACGGGCTACGCGTCACATTTCGACAAACGCAATCAAACAATCTGGATCAAGGGCGGCGTTCGCGGACGGGTGTACTTTCAAAACCGGATCTGGGATGGGCCTGCGCTCAACAAAGTACCGCTCATCTATATGGGCGGAGAACGCATGTTCCTGAAATCGTCGCATCAGGTTTGGCCGCTTTCCCTCAATCTTGGCGAAATGCGTGGCGCCGTCAGAATCTCGGGGGCACTTTTACATTTCAAGTTCCTGTCGACCTTCGTCAAGAAGGCAATCGATCCGCTGAACCGCGCCGAGCATACGGAAGAATACACGGCGTATACCTCAAACATCGATAATACCAACTTCCTCAGCAGCAATACGACTGAGTACAAGACGTGGGAGGACCTATCAGAGGCCGGGCTTTTGCAAGGCGTTGGATGGATATACTGGAGGAATGCGATCAATCGGGAAAGTAATGTCGCAGCTCAGCTAGAGCCATCCTGTCAGCGTGTCACGCCACGGAATTCGCTCGAAAATGGGAGTGCATAATGTTTGCAGACGCGCATGCCTTTTCGGGACCGTTTCAGGTCTGCATCGTGGGCGCGGGGCCGGTCGGGTTAGCCGTGGCTCTCGAATTGAGCCGGTTGAACATTCGCACGCTACTAATCGACGCAGGAGCGAAGCGCGCGAGACGCCCACGCCCAGACGAGGCACCCTTTGACGTTTGCGGAGACCAAAATCACTGTGGAGACCGCGAGACGCTCGGAACGGGGCTTGGCGGCACCTCAGGGTGGTGGGGAGGTAAATGCGTTGAGTTTGACGATATCGACTTTGCGAAGCGGAACTACATCGGCGATGGAAATTGGCCCATAAGCCACGGGGAGCTTTCGTCTTTTTACGAGCGAGCGCGCGCAATCCTGAGCTGCGACGCCGAAATAGACGAGCCCGCTCCCATCGAAGGGCCAGGATTTTTCCGGTCGCTCGAACGCTGGACGCGTGTGCGCGATACTGCCACAGCGAACGCAAAGGAACTTCATTCCTCGCCATACCTGACCGTCGTCTTGAACACGCGGGTACACTCGATCGGATTCGATCCCGTCGCGGGCACGGTAAGGAAGCTCGGCGTCTCCTGCAGGGGCTATTTTCACTTCATATCCGCGCAACATTTCGTATTGGCCTGCGGCGGTCGTGGAAACGCCCGGCTCTTGCTCAACCTGCAGGCGGAGTTTCCTGAGTTGTTTTCGGGCAAGGAAGGCCCGCTCGGCCGCTTCTACATGGGACATCTGGCCGGCGAGATCGCACAGGTTGAGTTCTCAAGTTCCGAGCAGGCCCGAAGTTATTGGTTCTACAGGTCTGCCAACGGCACCTTCGTGCGCAGACGATTTCAGCCGGATGCTCAACTTCAGTCGGAGCTAGGTGTCTCGAACATCGCGATGTGGCCGCAAAATCGGGACATATCCACTGCTGTCCCCGGGGACACCACCAGTTCCCTCGCATATGTGCTCAAGAACATGAAGGTCAATTCCGGGAACCGAGGACGAACAGAGCAGAGCATTGCGCCTCATCTGTGGAACCTGGCGCGCAATCCGTTGAAATC of the Sinorhizobium chiapasense genome contains:
- a CDS encoding glycosyltransferase family 2 protein translates to MDPITTTASISHYVKARLRRTWKAREVTYERLLSGLERARHVVVFVVRDEGRRLPFFLQYYRNLGFEHFICIDNGSTDGTREQLSGCSDVSIVSSGGSYKGARFGNDWINAVINRHCRGKWILYVDADEFFVYPHCDTQPISSLTAYLESNGNQSMQAVMVDMYSRKPILENICEAGRDPLEICNLFDRTGYASHFDKRNQTIWIKGGVRGRVYFQNRIWDGPALNKVPLIYMGGERMFLKSSHQVWPLSLNLGEMRGAVRISGALLHFKFLSTFVKKAIDPLNRAEHTEEYTAYTSNIDNTNFLSSNTTEYKTWEDLSEAGLLQGVGWIYWRNAINRESNVAAQLEPSCQRVTPRNSLENGSA
- a CDS encoding GMC oxidoreductase → MFADAHAFSGPFQVCIVGAGPVGLAVALELSRLNIRTLLIDAGAKRARRPRPDEAPFDVCGDQNHCGDRETLGTGLGGTSGWWGGKCVEFDDIDFAKRNYIGDGNWPISHGELSSFYERARAILSCDAEIDEPAPIEGPGFFRSLERWTRVRDTATANAKELHSSPYLTVVLNTRVHSIGFDPVAGTVRKLGVSCRGYFHFISAQHFVLACGGRGNARLLLNLQAEFPELFSGKEGPLGRFYMGHLAGEIAQVEFSSSEQARSYWFYRSANGTFVRRRFQPDAQLQSELGVSNIAMWPQNRDISTAVPGDTTSSLAYVLKNMKVNSGNRGRTEQSIAPHLWNLARNPLKSVGSAANLLHKRVRLHEPHLFVPDPHHLYRLRYHAEQIPNRESRVFLNEARDRDGSLKLDVAFKYSTQDYQSTVLAHQALDLWLARQGIGRLVFLDETEDLERLVAMQARDGYHQIGLTRMSANRRDGVVNADCQVHDIVNLFVAGSSVFVTSGQANPTLPAVAMAVRLAHHIQRSLCSVVPATILRARPPMDILPSPSEIAQGLHD
- a CDS encoding glycosyltransferase family 8 protein produces the protein MKTQCIVYAADVEYSFPTILSALQAREFSSPTSDVCILMSEHLDNFDELRSLLALRGVQLVDATEALRQALGRLDGSHFQGRISVSTMAKLVLCDVLPPHYTQIIYLDGDTQVVSSLSELQNAYVPEGKFFAARDYTSIRDFLHYGKDSHYFNAGFLKFHRNGWIGPEALEFFVKNPAACNGMHDQGALNCVCGSSLNLVSSRWNFPKHFLHLVNSSSLAVVHYMAHPKPWHGTFFPWTDKESQVYVDLRKAHPLFRGLYRGISFDRKALYKYRSLKERLTHTIRQNKFGPQLQGLFVGDYAV